Genomic segment of Drosophila biarmipes strain raj3 chromosome 2L, RU_DBia_V1.1, whole genome shotgun sequence:
GCAACTCTGACCAAGGCCTCCGAGCGAAACTCAATCTCAATCTGTGGACCTAGAACCACCACATCCTCATAATGACCCACTGCATATTCATTTCGTTTCAcacagaaaaacaaattagtcGATGAGCTGTTCACTTAAAGACTTAATCCCAACATATCGCATTGCAGAATGAGTTGCAGAAGCGGTCACAAATTTACCCTTTCAGCAATGTAAAAATATgagatataataatataatgtgaaatttgataataatattctttCTGTGCACTATGCAGCCGCTATAACGACCCCCAACCGTTGGAGCAGCCGAACATTACGAACGCACATGCAAAGGTGGAGCCCGTTGTCAAGGAGTCGAAGGCCAGCCCGCTGATGTCCTTTTTGGCCAACATGAAGACGGGCACCAAGGTGTTCCAGCACTTCCTCTCCAAGAGCAATCTGACCCGGATTATGGACGACAACGCGTATACGGTGCTGATTCCCTCAGACAACGCCTTCCAGCGCTGGCATCCCATCGACTGGGGGTTCTACCCGTTCTCCGTGCCCGAATTCACCGAGTCGGTGCTTAGGAACCACTTCCTGCCCATGCAGCGACCCCTGCGGCTGGCCGACGTCCGGAACATGGACGAAGTCGTCGTGACCACCATGGGTGGCGAGGATGTCGTCTTCCACGGCCAACGTAAGTGGCTCCCATAAATTACATTcccaaattgaatttatgaCAACGGTCTGTGGCGTTTCCCTTCCTCGATAGCCACCCCCACGGTGAACAATGTGAGCATCATGTCCGACTACAACCTCTCCAACGGCAACCAGGTGTTCATTATCTCCGAGGTGCTCTTCGTCACCGAAGCGGTGGTCTCCAAGTTGCATCAGGTAAGCTGATTAGGGTTATGTTATGTATTGAATAATGGAATACTCCAAGTTAATATCAATTTATCTTTATAAAATCAACATACTTaaaggattttatttatataaattcttttaataaaataacacCGTAGATGCACAAGGACAAGGAGACTCCTCCATTGCTGGCGTTCCCCTGGTTCGGAGCACAGTTCCTGTCCCATTCGTTCTTGGCTCTGGAGAGAGATCCACGATTTACTCAGATTACCAGGTtagtatttcatattttaaagttacaaAAATGGTGTTTgagtattaaataaaaatgttacccCCTACCAAAGATACCTGAACAGTGCTGAGGTTGCTCCCCACATTTCCGGAGCAAACTACACGTTCTTTGTGCCAGAGGATCGGGCATTTGAAAAGCTAGGATTCGACAAGCTGTCAGATGAGGTCATGGTGAGtcttacatatatttataaaaataaagtacatAAAAAGACCTATACGTTAGGCCTCACAACGCGGCGTGAAAATGCTGCTGAACCACTTCGTCAAGGGCCGCCTGTACAACCGTGATCTGCGCGACAATGAGGTTTTTGAGACGATCGGCGGTGGCCACATAAAGATCACTCGGAACCCGGGCAGCAACTACACCAGCGTTAACAACGCACAGATTACGGAGAGCGAGGTGTTCGTGTACAACCTGGGCACCATGTACTACCTGGACGACATCCTGTACTCGCACATGCTGCGCGACTTTGTGACCAAGTCGACCAAGACGAGATCCAATCGGCACGGCAGCGACTCTGGCGGAGGATCAAGGAGCACCTCGCGGCCCAGCGACGTGGAGATCGTGCCCAATGAGTTCGAGGGGGAGCACCATGGAGGGGACTACGCCATCCACGGGGACGACGAGGACTTCGAGGATGAGATTATCACGCCCAAGGCGCTGCCCGTCCAGATCTACGAGTTGCCCAAATAGAGAGTGCGGATCTTGAAGGCAGGGTTCATGTCAGAGTAAATATCGCGAATGTAAATGCGAAAATAACATAGGCGGCACCTATTTGCAATTGTTTTAGAGTATCCCCTcttctgtgtttgtttttatagaGTTTAATCCATTTTCTTTTGCATATTAATCAGTCTTTCCGAACCtttccaatttatttttgtcgcttattttattttggcaCTTAAGCAGCGATGTGAACTTTTTTTGCAATTGATCTGAGTTAGAGCAAGGTTTGAAAACGGGAGGCGAGGCGCTTAAAGCGTTTTTGTATAGTTCTGGgctaattttttaaagcatttctCTAGTTTAGTTCTTAGTTCTTCGTGTATATTTTAAGTTTAGCATTGAACGAGGCGGTGAAACGAAGTATACTACAAAATCTACAtccagagcagcagcagcgacagcagcaaatatataaaacctaaTCCTAAAGAAATTATCAGCGATTTAGACAAAGCTTGTAGACATAGCGAGAAGTTGCAGCCAAACAAATTACTACAAATATTCAAAGAGTAACGAGTAACGTGTAACGAGTAATGAGTAAAGCATTCCCGTAATATTCGAATTAGAAGcaaaatttcaagaaaatataaacatatacgTATACTATGCAAATTCAATTAGCGCTCATCAGTGTTTATGCTTTTTTGAGTCTATCCATGTGAGGGAGCATAGCGAAACATATCGGCTAAATCGGCGAATCGAACCCCGAGCGTTCGAAGTTCACTCGGAGAAAATTCCCTGGAGGGCATTGGCGGAGGACGGGAGCGAGGCAGATATCTCTATAAATACGAGTATATTACGAACagatattgtattttttaatttaacggTATTGATATTTAATGTATCTGTGTATATGAACAAAAAGCAATGAGAACGAAGCATCCAATTTTATAATagtttgttaaaataaaaacaaaaatcttccAAACAACTCACGGCGAATTTCGATTCGTTGAACTGTTTTATTATGAATTAGTTAAACTTAATACACATGTAAGTATGATTATATAATGTACCGATTTGGAGTATTGTATATGCGCTTGTATATATATGCATGTAAATAATACCTGTAACTCTAATGGACTTAAACAATAGGTTTTTAACGGAGAGCTTGTACAATTGTTTGCtaaatattattgtttcgaTTTAAAGCCATAACTTAACGTACTCAAACAAAGCAAGTGCAAGTGACAAATGCCAATGTGTACTGGAAACAAGAGTAGGCAGTGAAAAACGAAACTATCATATCAAATGCATATTGCTTATGGTTCTGAAAAGTGATATGATATGGCTCTTAGGTTTACTATAACTTGACATGACACAAAAATTCAACTACAACTACAGTACGCAACATAATATTCGATCTTGAGCTTTGGCTGGTTACACAAAGTCGCACGATTCTATAGTAATATCAAATTCTACAATGCTGATTTCttttattgttaaaattttttaatttgctcgAATTGGTTTTGGTCGATTTTTTTGCTCTTGTTGTTTAGTGAGATCTAATTTTAAAGAGTAGCGTTGTTATTAGAAACTCAATACAGATAAACTTCTCTAGGTTTAATTTTAGAGTCCCCAAAGACtaaatcttattaaaaattacttGCACATAAAGAATTTCAATTAACACTCAATTAAAAACTAACTTGCATACTATTTACTGGTATcactattaaatttatgaaaaatataaaagccaGCTTATATTCCATTTAAAATCGTACAATTCTTACAAAATGTTGAGGTCTCTAGAGAAGTTTACCTGCAAAAATGAAATACTAAACACAGCGCTGCTCTGCCAGAAATATTTCTATCAACTTCTAATCATTGTGCTCATTGGTAGTGCCTGAAGGGTTGTTTTGACTGCTGGTTGTCTCAGTCTCATTATCACTGCAGTTCACAGGATCTACGATTTCGATATCCACTTCCGGAGTAGCTACCTCAGCTATTGCTCCACCAACAGCTCCCTCCAGCTCCTCGGCAGCCGTGGGCTTCGGCTTGAAGCTGTTGTTATCAGCATTAAGCTTGTAGTTCTTGTAGGGATCCGGCGATCCTGAAGGCATTGCCGGCTGCGCTTGCTGTTGGGCCTGGGCTGATAGGCGCTGAAGACGCCTCTGCTGATTGCTAAACGTAGGGCTTTCCGATCTGGCCCTTTGTAACATAGGACGCTGCTGATTGTAGGTAGGATTCGGATCGTAGTCACGTGATCTTCCGAACTCAAAACCATTTTGCCACTGAACATGAACATTCTCATACGAAGGATCCTCATATTGATAGTTTCCAGCCAATCTATTGGGGTTCCTTTTCTCGGCTCCGTTCCTCAGGCGACTTAAAGTGCTGTGCAAAGGGCGTGCTGATGCATTGGTGTCCCTTCGTACGGTAGAAGCTGATCCGGCTGCCGCACAAGCTCCCGCGCAGGAACTCTGAAACCGAACCATATCCTGGGGAAGACCACTCAAACGGGGAGTGCCGTACGGATTTGACATCTGAGTCGCCACGGAAGCGGTGTCGCAACTGACGCAGTCACgggaaaacatgaaattgaAGTCGATCACCTgatgtaaatataaatagtgaGAATCTGTTAAGTACAAAATTAACATATTGTTAGTGTTAATAAATACCTTGCAATCGGGTCCTTGGCCTATCCACAGCGGCAGCCATTTGTTAACTAGTAGCCATTGCAAACTGGACTTTGAGATACGATTCAAAGTCCCATTTCCATTAGCATCTGCGGAAGCACTTGAACGTGCCGCTGCTGAAGACGTTTTCTTGGCCAAAGTTCCACTTTTTCCCAGGCCAGTAGATGTATTTTTGTCTAAAATCGGCGATGCAGCTGTGGAGGATCCTCCAGTCTCTTTGGGTGCCTTGCTGGCCGCTTTTACCTTCGGGATGGCGCCCGTGGTCCGATTGGTAATGCTATTTGATGAGCTTGGAATATTATCTGACGGAGAGTGGTCCTCAACCGCTGTTGCTGCTCCAGCAGAAGCAGAGCGTGCAGCTCGCTCCATAGATACATTTGGCGTTAATGGGGAATTATGAGCAGCCatggcagctgctgctgctccagaCGTCTTGTAAATATTAGTCATACTCTGCGAATTTTCGCCATGCAGGCAGCTGAAAAAACTGGAAGCACTGTTTTTCACGGGGACCTTAACATTCGCGTACTCCACGGGAACAGCTGAACCAGCAGCTGTCATATAACCCTGACAATTTGGTACATTGCAGGTGCCACTCCCTGCTCCGccagctgctgctccacccGATCCATTGGCATTCAATCGAATGTGTCCCACTGTCCCAAAGTGCGAGTGCCCCAGTACGGCATAGTGTCCTCCCAGATTGTAGTGATCGATGTTGCCGCAGGACGAGCTAAGGTGCCTTTCGATTCTGCCGATTCCATGACCCAAAACATCGAGACGTGTATAGAGCGGCACTCGGTTGGCAGCGGATGTACGGTAAAGCGGCTCATCCCTGATCTGCTCATAGATATTCTCGTAACGCATTGTTCCCGCTCCCGCATAAGGAAGATTGTAGCCATCCGTTGACTCTGTATCGTCAAAGCTACGCTGGCGTTGACAGTTGGAGCGACTGTTTGTATAAAGAGGACTGCAGCGAAGGCCACTTCCGCAGCGATTTCCTGGGGTAAGAAAATATAAAGGTTAGTAAGTGTTGCTGGTGATTATGatcaaaactacaaaaaaacaaCTTAAAATTAATCGAGTTTATGCGTTGTCTCAAATTTGAACCGATCTAACTGGTTAAAAGTAATAATTGATTTGATCTTCATTTGTCAATGCTAGCAAATATTTCGCATTTGTTCGTTTACTaatgtttgttttgcttcTTTTTTCGCAGCTTCGtaataaatgttaaaactAAGTTTGCCTATAAACTTTGCGGAAAGCAAGGCAAACTAATGCAGGCAAAGTTTTATAGCTCAAGCTGGTTAATCCGAATATAACTTTAATTAATCAACCCATTCAAATCGCCTTCTGCTCAACATAAGATTTGATTCTCACCATTCTGCATGTCTATTCGAAAGTTACGTCTGTATCCGAGGCCAGATCTCACGGCTCTCGGAACATCGTAAGCGGCAGAGCTACTGGATCCAAGGATTCCTCCGGAGGCAGATCGATCATATAAATCATTTCTATAGTTATTCATGGGCAGTATGCGTTgaggttgctgttgttgttgaggCTGtgattgctgttgttg
This window contains:
- the LOC108033699 gene encoding uncharacterized protein LOC108033699, yielding MSRKMLQVPVATLVLLSLLQIADVAAVADAAATAASAAATTSSMTTGIDASLKNAKLIEAKVLPDLAVLKRVNQEDEKWQQVYRFIDDGFPVLELYGYKPRSDLPYTLIVPKIDVRSIEKPRLKEFMLEHVVPGKIFDSYSAVSNGNGNANANANSKEEEESFGNGNGHKIVFRKLEKSHNNVWLLNGQQILHKLSINENLMAIAIDGYLGDRKSPYSKRNIQETNNRYNDPQPLEQPNITNAHAKVEPVVKESKASPLMSFLANMKTGTKVFQHFLSKSNLTRIMDDNAYTVLIPSDNAFQRWHPIDWGFYPFSVPEFTESVLRNHFLPMQRPLRLADVRNMDEVVVTTMGGEDVVFHGQPTPTVNNVSIMSDYNLSNGNQVFIISEVLFVTEAVVSKLHQMHKDKETPPLLAFPWFGAQFLSHSFLALERDPRFTQITRYLNSAEVAPHISGANYTFFVPEDRAFEKLGFDKLSDEVMASQRGVKMLLNHFVKGRLYNRDLRDNEVFETIGGGHIKITRNPGSNYTSVNNAQITESEVFVYNLGTMYYLDDILYSHMLRDFVTKSTKTRSNRHGSDSGGGSRSTSRPSDVEIVPNEFEGEHHGGDYAIHGDDEDFEDEIITPKALPVQIYELPK